The Candidatus Nezhaarchaeales archaeon genome includes a window with the following:
- a CDS encoding 4Fe-4S double cluster binding domain-containing protein — protein sequence MSDSKLGMIGDVDWRKAGVLAGIGIYGRSGLLVTKQYGPRVRLGGVLTNAVLGYDEGVTDFKAAMEQSCGSCHKCVDVCPARALKGDGTIDKRKCMSKLFEYGFRGVAKFVESLMDADPKSRRNYVRSYAFREIWQSLITGYNYYCWECQAVCPIGE from the coding sequence ATGAGTGATAGCAAGCTCGGCATGATCGGAGACGTGGACTGGAGGAAGGCCGGTGTTTTGGCGGGTATAGGCATATATGGTAGAAGCGGATTACTAGTAACTAAACAGTACGGTCCTAGGGTTAGGCTTGGAGGTGTTTTAACTAACGCCGTACTCGGCTACGATGAAGGGGTTACGGACTTCAAAGCGGCCATGGAGCAAAGCTGCGGAAGCTGCCATAAATGCGTTGACGTATGCCCCGCGAGGGCTTTAAAGGGTGATGGAACCATCGATAAGAGGAAATGTATGTCTAAGCTGTTCGAGTACGGTTTTCGGGGGGTTGCCAAGTTCGTTGAATCCTTAATGGACGCGGACCCCAAATCTAGGAGGAACTACGTTAGAAGCTACGCGTTCAGGGAGATTTGGCAATCCCTTATAACCGGTTATAACTACTACTGTTGGGAGTGTCAAGCTGTTTGCCCAATAGGCGAGTAA
- a CDS encoding acyl-CoA dehydrogenase family protein → MDFNLSDSQKMLQNMVKEIALKEVAPRAAEVDRTGSFPLENVKVLAKYNLLGVPFPVEYGGAGADMVSYAITIEELAQVCASTAFICAVHAVPAFCLQLSGSEEQKRRYLTQLANGSKLGAFALTEPNAGSDAAAIQTEAKLEGDEYVLNGSKCFITNAGYADIYVVFASTDKSKGARGISAFIVERGVKGLSFGRIEDKLGLRGSANGEVLLRDCRIPKENLIGREGEGLRIALAALDRARIGGAALGVGIAQAALNAAKDYAKKRVQFGQPIANLQAIQFMIADMATRVEAARLLTYRAARLADEGKRFTREAAMAKLYASEVAMKVTVDAVQIHGGYGLSKDWPVERYMRDAKAVAIIEGTSEIQRLVIARSELA, encoded by the coding sequence TTGGACTTTAACCTATCCGACTCGCAGAAGATGCTTCAAAACATGGTGAAGGAAATAGCGCTTAAAGAGGTTGCCCCTCGGGCTGCGGAGGTTGATAGAACCGGCTCCTTCCCCCTAGAGAACGTTAAGGTGCTAGCTAAATACAACTTGCTAGGCGTACCCTTCCCCGTTGAGTACGGTGGGGCTGGAGCTGATATGGTTAGTTACGCGATAACCATTGAGGAGCTCGCGCAAGTATGTGCAAGCACAGCGTTTATATGCGCCGTTCACGCGGTACCCGCCTTCTGCCTCCAGCTTTCCGGGTCCGAGGAACAGAAAAGGAGGTATTTAACGCAGTTAGCTAACGGAAGTAAGCTTGGGGCCTTCGCCTTAACGGAGCCTAACGCAGGCTCGGATGCTGCTGCCATTCAAACCGAGGCAAAGCTTGAAGGCGACGAGTACGTATTAAACGGCTCCAAATGCTTCATAACTAACGCCGGCTACGCTGATATTTACGTAGTTTTCGCTTCAACCGATAAATCTAAAGGGGCTAGGGGTATAAGCGCCTTCATCGTTGAGAGGGGGGTTAAGGGTTTAAGCTTCGGAAGAATCGAGGATAAGCTCGGCCTTCGTGGGTCAGCTAACGGCGAAGTCCTCCTTAGGGATTGTAGAATCCCTAAGGAAAACTTAATCGGAAGGGAGGGTGAAGGGTTAAGGATCGCTCTAGCAGCTCTAGATAGAGCTAGGATTGGTGGAGCAGCCCTCGGCGTAGGTATAGCTCAAGCAGCGCTTAACGCGGCTAAGGACTACGCTAAGAAGAGGGTTCAGTTCGGCCAGCCCATAGCCAACCTTCAAGCCATACAGTTCATGATAGCCGACATGGCCACCCGGGTTGAAGCAGCCCGCCTTTTAACCTATCGTGCAGCCCGCCTAGCCGATGAAGGGAAACGCTTCACTAGGGAGGCGGCTATGGCTAAGCTTTACGCGTCCGAGGTGGCGATGAAGGTTACGGTTGACGCCGTCCAAATACATGGAGGCTACGGCCTCTCCAAGGACTGGCCTGTGGAGCGCTACATGAGGGATGCTAAAGCCGTAGCCATCATAGAGGGGACGTCGGAAATACAGAGGCTAGTTATAGCTAGAAGTGAGCTCGCTTAA
- a CDS encoding flavin reductase family protein yields MWRPMVKVDALSYATRLLHPRNVVIVTCAGMDGRPNAITLAWVTPTSFNPPMVALSIAPQRYSHRLIEETGEFVVNVPTVELMDQAYLIGSVSGRDTDKLKLTGLTLLPAKTVKPPIVKECIAHLECKTVNKVVTGDHDLFIGVVLAAYVDEDVFKDRLLNPTKAKTLLHYGLDAFTTISGEVLKPRRRSKWF; encoded by the coding sequence TTGTGGAGGCCTATGGTTAAGGTTGACGCTTTAAGCTACGCTACGAGGCTTCTACACCCTAGGAACGTCGTAATAGTGACGTGCGCCGGTATGGATGGCCGCCCGAACGCCATAACGCTAGCATGGGTTACGCCTACCTCCTTCAACCCGCCCATGGTGGCCTTAAGCATAGCTCCGCAAAGGTATTCGCATAGGCTTATTGAGGAGACTGGCGAATTCGTGGTTAACGTTCCTACCGTGGAGCTAATGGATCAGGCCTACCTAATAGGGTCCGTAAGCGGTAGGGATACCGATAAGCTAAAACTAACGGGTTTAACGTTGCTACCAGCTAAAACCGTTAAACCTCCAATCGTAAAGGAGTGTATAGCCCACTTAGAGTGTAAAACCGTTAATAAGGTTGTTACCGGGGATCATGACCTCTTTATAGGCGTGGTTCTAGCCGCTTACGTTGACGAAGACGTATTTAAGGATCGATTACTTAACCCTACTAAAGCGAAAACCCTACTCCACTACGGGTTGGATGCGTTTACAACTATAAGTGGCGAGGTATTAAAGCCGAGGAGGAGGTCTAAGTGGTTTTAG
- a CDS encoding phosphoglycolate phosphatase, producing the protein MSLLVKAPRWLEGAAAPRIKVVATDIDGTITDDRLRLSLKAVEAIRMLEEAGLKVVLASGNALPVVRTLKTYLGCTGAIICEGGAIVEYRDEVRVLGSSEEARKALRELKERFGDRVQETWSNRYRLVDIALKRTIERSIVEEVVRGYPSLKLMDSGFAYHLVNRSVNKGLGLKVAAELMGVSLNEVLAVGDSETDLELLEVAGFRVALQNAPPRLKALAHHITSKPNGEGFVEAAKLALNVAARNNDGSTRTPP; encoded by the coding sequence ATGAGCCTCCTGGTTAAGGCTCCTCGATGGCTTGAAGGGGCTGCGGCCCCACGGATTAAGGTGGTGGCTACCGATATTGACGGGACGATTACCGACGATAGATTAAGGCTCTCCTTAAAGGCTGTGGAGGCGATTAGGATGTTGGAGGAAGCCGGGTTAAAAGTGGTTTTAGCCTCCGGTAACGCTCTACCCGTGGTTAGAACGCTAAAAACCTATCTAGGCTGTACCGGGGCTATCATATGCGAAGGTGGAGCTATAGTCGAATACCGAGATGAGGTTAGGGTTCTAGGTAGTAGCGAGGAGGCTAGGAAGGCTTTAAGGGAGCTTAAGGAGCGCTTCGGAGATAGGGTTCAGGAGACCTGGTCGAATAGGTATAGGCTGGTGGATATAGCCTTAAAGAGGACCATTGAGCGTAGCATCGTGGAGGAGGTGGTACGCGGTTATCCGTCGCTTAAGCTTATGGATAGCGGCTTCGCTTACCATCTAGTTAACCGCTCGGTTAATAAGGGGTTGGGGCTTAAAGTAGCGGCTGAGCTAATGGGGGTAAGCTTAAACGAAGTATTAGCCGTGGGGGATAGCGAAACAGACTTAGAACTCCTCGAAGTAGCTGGCTTCAGGGTTGCGCTTCAAAACGCGCCTCCAAGGCTTAAGGCGTTAGCCCACCATATAACCAGTAAGCCGAACGGTGAAGGCTTCGTGGAAGCCGCTAAGCTAGCGCTTAACGTCGCGGCGCGCAATAATGATGGATCTACGCGGACCCCTCCATAA
- a CDS encoding mechanosensitive ion channel: protein MRWLTLIGYEAPPPTWLSLSELTKWFSAENLWLIVRVILPFIAVYVVVKGFIIPLIDRVAVKARVGAAVTAFWKSLTLIVALAFAATISVSEFKVEGGAYYLVLIMVGVGLMVILLSARRILENALSGYVVLTQKPFKKGDIVTFNGYTGILREVGTIYTQISTEHGILHVPNLEFLRKAVVTKQPKTLTKLSVTIRIRADQDLRRAEALLKSLVSSYAELTNPPPPEVFVSGITSRYSELTITAFITNPEKSNYVASELRKMVKDELAKAGIALY, encoded by the coding sequence ATGAGGTGGTTAACCCTTATAGGTTATGAGGCTCCCCCTCCAACTTGGTTAAGCCTTAGCGAATTGACGAAGTGGTTTAGTGCTGAAAACCTATGGTTAATCGTAAGGGTTATCCTACCGTTCATCGCCGTCTACGTGGTCGTAAAGGGCTTCATAATCCCATTAATAGATAGGGTGGCCGTTAAAGCTAGGGTTGGAGCGGCGGTAACGGCCTTCTGGAAGAGCTTAACGTTAATCGTGGCTTTAGCCTTCGCCGCCACCATATCGGTATCCGAGTTTAAGGTTGAAGGTGGAGCCTACTACTTAGTTTTAATCATGGTGGGCGTAGGGCTAATGGTGATACTTTTAAGCGCTAGACGTATCCTTGAGAACGCGCTATCAGGCTACGTAGTACTAACCCAGAAGCCCTTTAAGAAGGGTGATATCGTGACGTTCAACGGTTACACCGGTATACTACGCGAAGTAGGTACGATTTACACGCAAATCTCCACCGAGCACGGTATACTCCACGTACCTAACCTTGAGTTCCTAAGGAAGGCCGTAGTTACTAAGCAGCCTAAAACGTTAACTAAGCTAAGCGTCACTATAAGGATAAGGGCTGACCAGGATTTAAGGAGGGCCGAGGCCCTCCTTAAAAGCCTAGTATCCAGCTACGCGGAATTAACAAACCCTCCACCACCCGAGGTCTTCGTTAGCGGTATAACTAGCCGGTACAGCGAGCTAACAATCACGGCGTTCATAACCAACCCTGAGAAAAGCAATTATGTAGCCTCGGAGCTTAGAAAGATGGTTAAGGATGAACTAGCTAAGGCCGGCATAGCCCTATACTAG
- a CDS encoding NAD-binding protein, whose product MEGHNTTVGLGFLQILEGVILRVFIAGAGDVGRNLAKMLAKKGNLVVVMDTDEEACKRLSREADVLVMTGDVTKLHVLRQAEVEKSDVAIAVTDRDEVNVLMGILAKELKVPRVIVRVSDERLIDVVEALGIEKAVCPELVTARIIESVVTRSYGLPELLAVGGNFKLMDVVISATSPAAGKTIKEIPLAPHWIILAVYEGDSFIKPSEELTIREGQRIIVLSSVEHADEVLKLFAG is encoded by the coding sequence GTGGAGGGGCATAATACTACGGTGGGTTTAGGCTTCCTTCAAATCCTTGAGGGGGTTATCTTGAGGGTTTTCATCGCGGGCGCTGGCGATGTAGGACGAAACCTAGCTAAAATGTTAGCTAAGAAGGGTAACCTCGTCGTCGTAATGGATACGGACGAGGAAGCTTGTAAGAGGCTTTCACGTGAAGCCGACGTTCTAGTTATGACCGGAGACGTAACTAAGCTACACGTCCTTAGGCAGGCCGAGGTCGAAAAGTCCGACGTAGCCATCGCAGTAACCGATAGGGACGAGGTTAACGTGTTAATGGGGATACTAGCTAAGGAGCTAAAGGTTCCCCGCGTAATCGTTAGGGTTAGCGATGAAAGGTTAATCGACGTAGTAGAGGCATTAGGAATCGAAAAGGCAGTATGCCCCGAGCTAGTGACCGCTAGGATCATAGAGTCCGTGGTGACTAGGAGCTACGGTTTACCCGAGCTTTTAGCGGTTGGTGGAAACTTTAAGCTAATGGACGTAGTGATATCAGCTACTTCACCAGCGGCAGGTAAAACCATTAAGGAGATACCATTAGCCCCGCACTGGATAATCCTAGCGGTGTATGAAGGGGATAGCTTCATTAAGCCGAGCGAGGAGCTAACGATTAGGGAGGGGCAGAGGATTATAGTTTTATCGTCCGTAGAACACGCCGATGAAGTATTAAAGCTATTCGCCGGCTAG